Genomic segment of Polyangiaceae bacterium:
AACGCTCGACGAGCTTCCGCCCGGGACGCGGAGTCTGCTCGAGGAGCTCGAGCGGATGGTGACCGAGGGCTGCGATCGCTTCGGTGTGGACCGCGCCGACTTCCGCTTCAGCCGGCGCGAGGTGCGCGAGCGGACCGGGCTCAGCAACACGCAGCTCAAGGTGCACCTCGGGCGCCTGGTCGAGATGGAGTTCCTGGCCGTGCACCGCGGCCGGCAGGGCCAGGGCTTCGTGTACGAGCTCGCGTACGCGGGCGAGGGGCGCGACGGCGAGGCGTTTCTGCCGGGTCTCCTCGATCTGGACGCGCTCGGTACGACGGCAACTTCACGGGGGTCGGAGGACGACTTCACGGGGGTCGGTCGGCCCCCGGTCGGTACCCGGCCGGGGGTCAGTCGGGGTGACGAGAGCGCATCGAACGCCCAGCAAAACAGCTCGAATCGCGATCTCGAGCTCGTCACGAGCAGGAAGTCACGTCTGCGGACCGCGAACAACGCCGCGGTCGTACCGGCAGTTTCCTCCTTAGCCGCCGCTGCCGTGGCGCGAGGTGCGCGCGATGCCGCGGCGGGGTGAGCGGCGGCGCCGGCCGCCGGCGAGCGCAGCCGATCCGAACGGGCTCTGGATCTGGGCGCGGCGCCACGTGGACGCGCTGCGCGTGCGGAACTTCTCCGAGCGCACCATCGAGAATCGCGAGGGCTACCTCGCGCTCTTCATCGAGTGGGCGGAGGCGCGCAGCATCACGCGGCCGGTGGAGATCACCAAGCCGATCCTGGAGCGCTACCAGCGGCACCTGTTTCACCTGCGAAAGCCCGACGGCAAGCCGCTGTCGTTTAGGGCGCAGTCGGCGCGGCTGGTGGCGCTCAGGACGTACTTCCGCTGGCTCGCGCGCCAGAACGTGATCCTCTCGAACCCCGCGAGCGATCTGGACATGCCGCGGCTCGGCAAGCGCCTGCCGCGGCACGTGCTCGGCGAAGCCGAGATCGAGCAGGTGCTCGGGCTGCCGGACACGAGCGACGCCTTCGGCATCCGTGACCGAGCGATGATGGAGACGCTCTGGTCGACGGGGATGCGCCGGAGCGAGCTCATCCGGCTGAGCGTCTACGACATCGACGTCGAGCGGGGCACGGTGCTCGTGCGCGGCAAGGGCGATCGCGAGCGCATGGTGCCCATCGGCGAGCGAGCGCTGGCGTGGATCGAGAAGTACCTGGGTGAGGCGCGGCCGGCGCTGCTGGTACCGCCCGACCAGGGGGTGCTCTTCATCACGCGCTTCGGCGAGGCCTTCGAGCCCGATCCGCTGACGCACCTGATCCGGAGCTACATCGACCGGGCGGAGCTCGGAAAGAGCGGCTCGTGCCACCTCTTCCGCCACGCGATGGCGACGGCGATGCTCGAGCACGGCGCCGACATCCGGCACATCCAGGAGATGCTCGGCCACGCCGAGCTCGGGACGACCGAGATCTACACCCACGTTTCGATCCGGAAGCTCAAGGCGGTGCACACGGAGACGCACCCGGGAGCGCGGCTCGCGCGCGCCAAGCCGGAACGCGACGGCAGCAGCGGCAGCAGCGGCAGCGGCGGCGGCGAAGACGCAGCGTGAGCGCACACTGCGCGGCTGGTCCGGCACTGAGCGGCGACGGCGATGGGCGCCAGCGCGGCGCGGCAGCCGTCGCGGTGCGGCGCGGAGCGCGCCCACGCTTGTCGTCGCGTGCCGCTCCGCCCGCCGCCCGCGCGTCGCTCGCTCGGCTCCGCGCATAAGCCGGCTTATGCGCGTCGCCGCCGTCACGGGGCTTGCAGCGCCGAGCTCGTCGAGGCGGCTCGCTGGCAAGCCCCGCGCCGGCGGTGCCCTCGCTCGCTAAACATAATCCAGGGGGATTATGTTTCCGCGCGGGCGGCGGGCTCCGCTCCTCGGTGTGCGGCGCGGCGCGAGCACGCTGCGCGGAGGAGCTCACTCCACGAACAGCTCGTCGGTGCTCGAGACGGTCGCGGCCCTGCGCACCCACTTGTCGAGCTGCTCGAGATCCGTGCAGCCGAGGATGCGCTGGCGCTGGTCATCGCTGACGACGAGGCCACGAGCATCGAGGAAGGAGAGAATCGACTCGGCGCGACCGGTGGCTCGCCCGCGGGCGTCGTGCTTGCGGGCAAACTCGCTCTGAAACTCGTGTCCTCGCG
This window contains:
- the xerC gene encoding site-specific tyrosine recombinase XerC, whose translation is MPRRGERRRRPPASAADPNGLWIWARRHVDALRVRNFSERTIENREGYLALFIEWAEARSITRPVEITKPILERYQRHLFHLRKPDGKPLSFRAQSARLVALRTYFRWLARQNVILSNPASDLDMPRLGKRLPRHVLGEAEIEQVLGLPDTSDAFGIRDRAMMETLWSTGMRRSELIRLSVYDIDVERGTVLVRGKGDRERMVPIGERALAWIEKYLGEARPALLVPPDQGVLFITRFGEAFEPDPLTHLIRSYIDRAELGKSGSCHLFRHAMATAMLEHGADIRHIQEMLGHAELGTTEIYTHVSIRKLKAVHTETHPGARLARAKPERDGSSGSSGSGGGEDAA